The DNA region CCGGGAAGCCGCCGTCCAGCCGGACGGCATCTTGAGCCGCGTGCTGCACAACGAGGGCGGCGTCCGCGTAGTAATTTTCGCCTTCGACGCAGGTCAAGAGCTCACCGAGCACACCGCCAGCAGGCCCGCCATCGTCCAGGTGCTCTGTGGCACGGGCACCCTCAGGCTGGGGCCGGACGAGCTCGAGGCCCGCCCCGGCACCTGGGCTTACCTGCCCGCCGGGCTGGTCCACGCCGTCCGGGCCGAAAGCCCCCTCACCCTGCTGCTAACCTTGTTGCCCAAGGAGTGAACCCATGACCGCACAGCCCAACACCGTCAAAGTTCCGCTCAAGACCGTGGCCCTGCCCAACGAACACGG from Meiothermus sp. Pnk-1 includes:
- a CDS encoding cupin domain-containing protein, whose protein sequence is MTATPDLHREAAVQPDGILSRVLHNEGGVRVVIFAFDAGQELTEHTASRPAIVQVLCGTGTLRLGPDELEARPGTWAYLPAGLVHAVRAESPLTLLLTLLPKE